Within bacterium, the genomic segment GCTTGTTAATGATCGGAATTCTGATTTGAGCGTTAAGAGGCTTTTAGGCTTGACTGTCAATAAAGAGTTTATCCCCTCTGTTGCAAATATTGTCGGCACTGATATGGCTAATTATAAAGTTATTAAAAAAGGTCAATTTGCGTGTAGCTTAATGCAAGTCAGGCGTGATAAAAAGATTCCTGTTGCGTTGCAAAAGGATTATAAAGAAGCAATCATTTCTCAGGCATACCCTGTTTTTGAAATTATTGATACAAATAAATTACTGCCCGAATATCTGATGATGTGGATGAGCAGGTCTGAATTTGATAGAGAGGCTTGTTT encodes:
- a CDS encoding restriction endonuclease subunit S; translation: MKSNYKKIGDYIQLVNDRNSDLSVKRLLGLTVNKEFIPSVANIVGTDMANYKVIKKGQFACSLMQVRRDKKIPVALQKDYKEAIISQAYPVFEIIDTNKLLPEYLMMWMSRSEFDREACFYAVGGVRGSLEWEDFCNMELPVPDIEKQKEIVAEYNTVVNRIKLNEELNKKLEETAQAIYKQWFVDF